Proteins from one Pseudomonas grandcourensis genomic window:
- a CDS encoding amino acid adenylation domain-containing protein has translation MNTTALEPSVDVFQTSAQQAFYLRAQELGTRPLFAALTLPVARPVDARALRRALETLGQRHEILRTLYRRLPGMKWPVQSLCAGLPLTLLGNQPSVAEALSRSREAMVEDSNQALVVAQVEDGAGQTFITLLAPACSFDEASLRVLASELGGLLRGETLSDDEEALQYLDYSAWQEELREEDIGHQGAAFWRNLQQQFAVAHRLPFEKAVDVTLVRDQATMIDAPWLAGVQRVAAETGVEAEQLALLLWTAFVARIGHQEKLLMGWQVEGRNEQTIATLGRFARRVSVAFEHRSQQTLAQAQVAFAASVEQSLSWLDCLNEFELSAEGTAPLRYGFVYQVANESAIEVDDGNPEVLRLRVQGDQLQLSCLDGALPESMLVEWLEQFVEFSRQLLASPELALAQASLVNDAQRTRLIEGFNPNATEQALPCRFLQELFSEQACLHPQRIAVSVNGQRLTYAELDTRSNQVANTLRTQGVAPDQIVAVYGQRSLEMVIALLGTLKAGAAYLPLDPNYPIERLAFMLADTGARHVLACQALPDALRSERTMSLMPGAEVWSAAQARPEPQGDSANLAYVIYTSGSTGKPKGVMISHASAVASTLARNAFYRQPLRAFLMLSSFSFDSSVAGVFWALGQGATLCLPDEDSYKDPARLAELIQREEISHYLTLPSYHAQILEHLDQQALVCVIVAGEACSNALVQRHREALPGVALVNEYGPTEGTVWCSAWELPLGQNDDNVPIGQPIAGMRIHVLGPDLQPVAVGVEGELYVGGAGIARGYLQRATLTAERFVPDLFTKAAGQRLYRTGDLARYRADGVLEYLGRVDHQVKIRGFRIELGEIESAMRNAPGIEDAAVISRETPTGPQLLGFVVSPADTADIRLNELRSHLAEVLPEHMQPARLQVLERFPLMPNGKLNRQALLDLDVRRSVFVAPRNDLENTLAAIWAEALHVERVGVHDNFFELGGHSLLATRIRARIQEELNLAIPLKLFFDGDTLERLAAQIEQFRQHSEHKENDVDALEALFDEVDEEHAQ, from the coding sequence ATGAACACCACCGCCCTCGAACCTTCGGTAGACGTATTCCAGACTTCGGCCCAGCAGGCCTTTTATTTGCGTGCCCAGGAGCTGGGCACACGGCCGCTGTTCGCCGCGCTGACGTTGCCGGTCGCCAGGCCAGTGGACGCCCGGGCGTTGCGCCGGGCACTGGAAACCCTCGGTCAGCGCCATGAAATCCTGCGCACGCTGTACCGCCGCCTGCCGGGCATGAAGTGGCCGGTGCAAAGCCTGTGCGCTGGGTTGCCGCTCACTCTGCTGGGCAACCAGCCTTCGGTGGCCGAGGCCTTGAGCCGCAGCCGTGAAGCCATGGTGGAAGATTCGAATCAGGCGCTGGTGGTGGCGCAAGTTGAAGACGGAGCAGGGCAGACTTTCATCACCCTGCTGGCCCCAGCATGCAGCTTCGACGAGGCCTCGTTGCGGGTGCTGGCGAGTGAACTGGGCGGGCTGTTGCGTGGTGAAACCCTGAGCGACGACGAGGAGGCGCTGCAATACCTGGACTACAGCGCATGGCAGGAAGAACTGCGCGAAGAAGACATCGGCCACCAGGGCGCGGCGTTCTGGCGCAACCTGCAACAGCAGTTCGCCGTGGCCCATCGCTTGCCGTTCGAAAAAGCCGTCGATGTCACGCTGGTTCGTGATCAGGCAACGATGATTGACGCCCCATGGCTGGCTGGCGTGCAACGGGTCGCTGCCGAAACGGGCGTTGAGGCAGAGCAACTGGCGCTTTTGCTGTGGACCGCCTTCGTTGCGCGCATCGGCCATCAGGAAAAGCTGCTGATGGGCTGGCAGGTGGAGGGACGCAACGAGCAGACCATCGCCACCCTCGGACGCTTCGCCCGGCGTGTGTCGGTGGCCTTCGAGCACCGCAGCCAGCAGACCCTGGCGCAAGCGCAGGTGGCGTTTGCCGCCAGCGTCGAACAGTCGCTGTCGTGGCTCGATTGCCTCAATGAATTCGAACTGAGCGCCGAAGGCACCGCGCCGCTGCGTTACGGCTTTGTCTATCAGGTCGCCAATGAAAGCGCTATCGAGGTGGACGACGGTAACCCAGAAGTTCTGCGCCTGCGGGTGCAGGGCGATCAGTTGCAGTTGTCGTGTCTTGACGGTGCGCTGCCTGAATCGATGCTGGTTGAATGGCTGGAGCAGTTTGTCGAGTTCAGCCGCCAATTGCTGGCGTCGCCCGAGCTGGCCCTGGCTCAGGCCAGTCTGGTCAATGACGCGCAACGGACTCGCCTGATCGAAGGCTTCAACCCGAACGCCACCGAGCAGGCATTACCGTGCCGCTTCCTGCAAGAACTGTTCAGCGAACAGGCATGCCTGCATCCGCAACGCATCGCCGTGAGTGTCAACGGCCAGCGCCTGACCTACGCGGAGCTGGATACGCGCTCCAATCAGGTGGCCAATACCCTGCGCACCCAAGGCGTGGCGCCGGACCAGATCGTGGCGGTCTACGGCCAGCGCTCCCTGGAAATGGTCATCGCGTTGTTGGGCACGCTCAAGGCTGGCGCTGCGTACTTGCCGCTGGACCCGAACTACCCGATCGAACGTCTGGCGTTCATGCTCGCCGATACCGGCGCGCGCCATGTGCTGGCCTGCCAGGCGCTGCCGGATGCATTACGCAGTGAGCGGACAATGTCCCTGATGCCGGGGGCCGAAGTCTGGTCCGCCGCGCAAGCCCGGCCTGAGCCACAGGGCGACAGCGCCAATCTGGCCTACGTCATCTACACCTCCGGTTCCACCGGCAAACCCAAGGGCGTGATGATCAGCCATGCCAGCGCCGTGGCTTCGACCCTGGCGCGCAACGCTTTCTATCGCCAGCCGCTGCGGGCATTCCTGATGCTCTCGTCGTTCTCCTTCGACAGCTCGGTGGCCGGGGTTTTCTGGGCGCTGGGGCAGGGCGCGACCCTGTGCCTGCCGGACGAAGACAGCTACAAGGATCCGGCCCGACTGGCTGAGTTGATCCAGCGCGAAGAGATTTCCCACTACCTGACCCTGCCGTCCTACCACGCGCAGATTCTCGAACACCTCGACCAACAGGCGCTGGTCTGTGTGATCGTCGCCGGCGAAGCCTGCAGCAACGCACTGGTGCAGCGACATCGCGAGGCATTGCCGGGGGTGGCGCTGGTCAACGAATACGGCCCGACCGAAGGCACCGTGTGGTGTTCGGCCTGGGAACTGCCTCTTGGTCAGAATGACGACAACGTGCCGATCGGCCAGCCGATTGCCGGCATGCGCATCCACGTACTCGGCCCGGACCTGCAACCGGTGGCCGTTGGCGTCGAAGGCGAGTTGTATGTCGGCGGGGCCGGCATTGCCCGGGGTTATCTACAACGGGCCACGCTGACGGCCGAGCGTTTTGTCCCCGACTTGTTCACGAAGGCGGCGGGTCAGCGCCTGTACCGCACCGGTGACCTGGCGCGTTATCGCGCCGATGGCGTGCTGGAGTATCTGGGCCGGGTCGATCATCAGGTAAAAATCCGCGGCTTCCGCATTGAGCTGGGGGAAATCGAGTCGGCCATGCGCAATGCGCCGGGCATAGAAGACGCCGCCGTGATTTCCCGGGAAACCCCGACCGGCCCGCAACTGCTGGGCTTCGTGGTGTCCCCGGCCGATACCGCCGACATCCGCCTCAACGAATTGCGCAGCCATCTGGCCGAAGTGCTGCCCGAGCACATGCAACCGGCGCGCTTGCAGGTGCTGGAGCGTTTCCCGCTGATGCCCAACGGCAAACTCAATCGTCAGGCCTTGCTCGATCTCGATGTGCGCCGCAGCGTCTTTGTCGCGCCGCGCAACGACCTGGAAAACACCCTGGCGGCGATCTGGGCCGAAGCGCTGCACGTGGAGCGCGTCGGCGTGCACGACAACTTCTTCGAACTCGGCGGGCACTCGCTGCTGGCCACGCGCATTCGTGCGCGGATTCAGGAAGAGCTGAACCTGGCGATCCCGCTCAAGCTGTTTTTCGACGGTGACACCCTGGAACGACTGGCGGCGCAGATCGAGCAGTTCCGTCAGCACAGTGAACATAAAGAAAACGATGTAGACGCCCTCGAAGCGTTGTTCGACGAAGTGGATGAGGAACACGCGCAATGA
- a CDS encoding TauD/TfdA family dioxygenase: MTVSTTKSMPRMGRGARKSLSTDPTRLVSFAPMFEGLSMPLVCRPAVSGVSLVEWATQNRALIESKLLEHAVILFRGFQVADIGEFNRCVDGISGGALEYLFRASPRTQISGQFKIYSSTDYPAPEKIFPHNEHSYSPVFPRHLYFYCDTPSATGGETPFGDTRRILARIDPAVREEFARKRIMYVRNYGDGMGLPWQTVFQSEDRAEVEAYCAKIGIQAEWKSGNRLRTRQNGPAIVRHPLTGERIWFNHGTFFNALTLPDSIRENLLREFGPQDLPQNTFFGDGSPIPDDVIRHLQGIYREVMVEFAWEKGDVVLLDNILSVHARNEFTGYRKILTAMAIAQKSADLDQE, translated from the coding sequence ATGACCGTTTCAACGACCAAGTCCATGCCCAGGATGGGCCGTGGTGCCCGCAAAAGCCTTTCCACCGATCCGACGCGGCTGGTGAGTTTTGCGCCGATGTTCGAAGGCCTCAGCATGCCGCTGGTGTGCCGTCCGGCCGTGTCCGGCGTGAGCCTGGTGGAATGGGCGACCCAGAATCGCGCGCTGATCGAAAGCAAGCTGCTGGAACACGCGGTGATCCTGTTCCGTGGCTTCCAGGTGGCCGATATCGGCGAGTTCAACCGCTGCGTCGACGGGATTTCCGGCGGTGCCCTGGAGTACCTGTTCCGCGCCTCGCCACGGACCCAGATCAGCGGCCAGTTCAAGATCTATAGCTCCACCGATTACCCGGCGCCGGAGAAAATCTTCCCGCACAACGAACACTCGTATTCGCCGGTGTTCCCGCGTCACCTGTATTTCTACTGCGACACCCCGTCGGCCACCGGCGGCGAAACGCCGTTCGGCGATACGCGCCGGATCCTCGCGCGGATCGACCCGGCAGTGCGCGAGGAGTTTGCCCGCAAACGCATCATGTACGTGCGCAACTACGGCGACGGCATGGGTCTGCCATGGCAGACCGTGTTCCAGAGCGAGGACCGCGCAGAAGTCGAAGCTTACTGCGCCAAGATCGGCATCCAGGCGGAATGGAAATCCGGCAATCGTCTGCGCACCCGGCAGAACGGCCCGGCCATCGTGCGTCATCCACTGACCGGCGAGCGCATCTGGTTCAACCACGGCACCTTCTTCAACGCACTGACCCTGCCGGACAGCATCCGCGAAAACCTGCTGCGTGAATTCGGCCCGCAGGACCTGCCGCAAAACACCTTCTTCGGCGACGGCTCGCCGATTCCCGACGATGTGATTCGCCACCTGCAAGGCATCTACCGCGAGGTGATGGTCGAGTTCGCCTGGGAGAAGGGCGACGTGGTCCTGCTCGACAACATCCTCAGCGTGCATGCGCGCAACGAATTCACCGGCTACAGAAAAATCCTCACGGCCATGGCCATCGCGCAGAAAAGCGCCGACCTGGATCAGGAATAA